The genomic window TACAGAGGTATGAACTTGTACATCAGGAACTGAGATTTCATTAAAGTTAGTTTCAAGGCGACTACATAATCTGAGAAGTATGAACTCTCAAGGGTTTATAAAATCTTCTTTCTTGGAAGAGACTTTTTCCAAAAGTACAAGAAAGGATTGTGCAGTTGATGTAGGGAAGAGTTGAGAACACTGCAAACACCACTACTTTCCTTTTCTACATGAGCACAGCACCTCAACACTAAATTAGAAGAAACCCCGAAGCTGTACTAACAGTACAAAATAAAGACTATTTAAAATTGACATACATGGTCATATAAGAAACTTTTAGTTTAACACAATAAGAGATTCCTAGGGACAAAACAAGAGTATTTGTCCTCTACCTATTTCTAGTtgggaagagagaaacagaTGCATTTGGAATGTGAACAGCATTCCtgttaattttgtttctcaATATGAGAATGATGAAGGTTGTACATTTCCTAGAAAAATTCCTGAAGACTGCTGCACCAGAGAACACACTTTCTGAAATATGAATATGCAAATGCCACTAACCCCCCCCCCCGATTTTCACtccaaattattaaaaattgaaTATGGAATAAATACATGATCTAAATTTCACACTGACTGTTAATTCTATGTACCAGCTCCATTCACCATACCAGCAAACCAGTCACCTGGTTTGCTACCATGTCTTAAGGCATATTGGCCTGCAAAAtaataattcaaatatttgaGGCTTGAGAAGAATTACTTCAGTAATTCTGAACTGATACTAAGAAATATACATGTCATGTCTCAGTATATTTTTACTATATATTtaatgatatatatatatatatatatatataatttaatagatttaatttacatttctatttaatatatttttactatAAATCAGTTATTTAGCCATCAATAGTTCATATTAGGAACTACAAGACATCAAGAAAAAATGTCTATGTACAAAGTAATAATCAGTATGTTCATCATAATAATTCCAATTTGTAGTCAAATCAGCCTCTAATGGAATCAGTTTAAATGCAGGCAGCTAGTAGCATAATCCTGgggtttatttatattttttttaaatgataaaaGCTGGAACATGTTCTCTCTTTTGCAGCTTACAAAAGAATTAACATTTCAGACTCCAAAAAGGTGTGATGTGGGAATTAAAATGCCTTAATGCATTTACTTAGGTGCAAGAAAATAAGTAGTGGAATTTATTTAGGAGAATTTATATGGAATAATATTGTAATTTTAAGACTGTTTGGAGTCTGTCATGACAATCCATGAAATTTGGGCATAGAAGAGGAACTAATAATTTCAATATCAGCAGGGAACAAGACTCTACATTCTACTTATCTCGAAACAGCATAAACTGGTAACGTAACTGTTAAACCTAAGTATtagtcttttttatttattgatttatttaacATTACCTAGAATCAACTGCAGGGTGAAGGTGGACATAAGTCATCCTTTGAGATAATATTAAGTGTCAAGAAATTCCTTCAGATTTCATTCCCACTATCCACATAACAGACTCTTCCTGTTGAAGAGTTACATATGGAAAAACTACACATAATTTAAATTCCCCTGTCAGAAAATGTTTGCAGATTGAGAACTTTTGCTGTTTACATACCAAATGCACAagaattttattccttttaaagCATGGTGGTTTGACTTCTGAACTCCACAAAATATCATTATAACACACTGATGGTTCAGATGtccattaaaaaggaaaaaataataaatataactaAAATCAAAATGTAAAACTAACAAGTACTAAAGAGATAATACTTTAATTTATTAGGATATGTAATTAtgcaaaaatattcttcaggTTATGATCTTATGAACACTTAAGcgttttattttatatatgcacAGACCCACTGAAGTCACTGTCTTTGACACACTGAAGCAAGTTTAACTAGGGAGGAAATCTGAGGTcatatgaattaaaatatttttgcatgttAATTATGTGGcattaaaaatgtgttgaagaaaaattttcaaaCTTTAATTAAAACTGCAATTCTGTATCAGTACTGAAACaattagatatttttcttttaataaggcACTGTAGACTGACAAGTCTACGAAAAAAAAGTAGGAATTAAACTACGATCCCTCCTCTGAATGCATTTTAGATAATCTGTAGATTAGATAAGTAGTAGATAAATTAGATAAAGTAGATAAAAAGAGAGGACTTAGTTTCAGATGAAATTCGAATTGAAAGCAAACACATATCTAATGAACTCCCATGTGATCTGctataaaaaaaggaaactataCCTATGCAAGGGAAGGACAATCATACTCAGTAACTAATTTTGTATGCTCAGCAAGGTCATGTAATAGATATTTGCAAGTAACTGTTGCGATACTTTCTGATGAGAAATTCCTCTATCACAAATGTATGACACTAGTGTTTTTACACAGGCGTAATTTTAGTTTCAATTCCTAAATAAAAGCCAACAGGAATACTATAAGAGTCTATTGTAACATATTAAGTAGTAAAATGGGTATGTCACactcaaaaaggaaaatatgctaaaaaatattactgtttttaaaactcTGTATTAAATTTATGAGGTTGGGGTGGGGCTAAATTGACTGCATGCTTTCCAACATCTTATGTATACAACCACTAGAGAGCAGTTTACATTTAAATAAGCTCCTGTATCCCCCAGTAAAATATGCTTTGCATCAGGTAAGCAAATTGTTTCTTCTAATATATGCAGAATTTCTATTTACAAATGGTCTCATGAACTGTTTTCACCTTCATTAACTCAGATGGGTAATTTTAGTTATTCTCTACATTTCACAGAAACACACAATGTTCTGAGTttgaagggacccacaaggatcgtCAAGTTCAACTCCTAAATGAATGGTCCATACCACGACCCTTACAGCTTATTAAAGGTATTACAAATGCTAGCTATTTGGCTGGAACCCATTGTTAACCATTTTTGCTAGAATAAAACTAGTTTGTATTTTTGCTTATGCAAATTAAACTCCTAAAAGTCTTTCCTACCTATCTCAGGTAAAAAGGGCTAATAAATAACGAACTAGTTTCTCCAATTTGTCCAACAAGCAGACACTGTTGGACAAATTTAAGTGGGTTCACTCTTCCCTCTCTCTTCAGTTGCTAAATGTTATAAAAACACAACATGTCTTTCAGGAgcttaggaaaagaaaataaaacaaccaaacaaaccaacaaccaacaaaaccaaTCCCCAAAAGCCCACTACACCCTCCTTCTTAATGAGCATTTCTATTTATAAGAATAGAAATGATAAACATGATTAAATTCAGTAATAGTAGAGTCGCAGCAAAAGTAGTACTATTAATCCATATTGGTCAAGAAAATAGTTATTAAATATTCATCACAATCTTAATTTTGTATATGTGTTTTTTCAGTGTTGCAtcttatgtttttaaaaaaaaagtgccattTTAAATCCATGAAAGTTCTGTCAAAGTAGTTTCCAGTAAACATTCCTTAAACAATCTCTGTAATTCAACTTGTTCCTTAAATGAGTTCTGTtaattcctggatttattttcagatttcaaaacatttcagaaatttgCTTTATAGATAAAGCACCACTTGGctaatttttaattacaaacagaAATACCAAAGCCGTTATTTAAAAAGAACTAAGAAATATTAAGTTGATTGCTAGAATTTCCACATTATCATATCTGCCAGCTGCCATACAGGATCGTATCTGTATTTTTCacaattcagatttttctttttaagtcgCTTATATCCTAAAGAATATAAAGTAGACAATTCAATATACAAATTCACTTTAAACCCATAAGTAAGTCTCAGATTGTTAAGgctactttaaaaaaacttcaaggccagaacaaaagaaacataaaaaacagatttaaaagaaCTGTTAAATTAAATGCACAGCTAAAATCTCAACAGCAGCTGTTCCACATAATTCTGACAGCAAAAATTAAAGTTTACCTATAAAGCATAATGAAAAGTATTGTTAGATATAAAGGGAATCAAGTCAGGCAGTCAATGTCATTTAAGTCACAGGTAACACTGCTGCATTAAACACTGTTCCTAACATGCCAATGAACAAGCTATAAACAAACTGCATTAGCAGAGCACTGAAGCTTGAgtacagaatcactgaatcctTGAGTACACTCAAGGATTGCTGGTATTTTTGCTTCTCTTGTCACTTCATGTAAGATTTGATACATCCATCCAGGAGAACAGAAAATGAGGGAATGCATGTTTTAATAGAGTTGGAACATGGTGAGATTAGTGATCCTCCTGTGGGACAAGGGTCCCCACACGACAGCACAGTACTACCCTAAGACACTTCCTGTTGCGGGTGACCAGCTGGATCAGAAGAGTATGTACAGCTTTTGTACAGGTGTCTATGAAAATGAAACCCATCCCCTTCTGTCACCAAAATTTATgcaatttgaaacaaaaaatccaaccaaaaaaaccccaagaaaacaaaaagcaaaccccTCCCCGCAAATACTGggatttctgaagaaaaatcatagttaaaaataatttctccaaCCATCTCCAGTTAAATTTCTCTAGCCATCACAGATATTCAAGTATTTACCATAATAATTACAAAGCAAACTATGTTCttagaaaataaactaaaaaacaaaatccatctAGCTGGCacaatcaaaatgaaatttggaTACTTTACTCAATTCCCTTCCAAAGAAACATGATCTGGCTAAATGACATATAAGCCATTTTTAGGGATGATATTTTCAACTGGGTTAGCAGGACAGCACAGATTACACTCTTCCAGGCTCTACTCAATTTCTTTGAAGATACATAATTGTTCAGCTCTACTTATCAGCTCAAATTCTTGATGGCATTTACAGTACATAAATAATCCTGTTCATCATCTCTACTTATATCAAAACCTactgtgatttttctgaaatgaacaaGATTTTTAAGTGTTCTCATCTCACAGCAAGCTATAAATATTCATTCAACAATCTGTCAGATACCcaacttcaaaagaaaactgGCTTGGAGGCAAATACATGATAATTACAGCTTTTGAATTCCTCAGCAACTAAAGCTGCAGACCTATACTTCTAAACAGATtttactgattttctttttccttgttcttaaagagaagaaatagggtgaaaaaaaggcagaacGGAAAGATTAAGAAGTGTAAGGGAATATTTTAGTAAATTGTCAATACAAAGCTACAATAAAATTTACCTTAAAAATTACCTTAAATGATCTGGCCTTGCAGTCCGGCAGGTCTGTATGACATTATTTAATGTATTCAAAAGTAATCTGGCAAAACTGGCAAATATgatgtaaaaacaaaagcacctttcttttttctttgggggagaagctctttttttttctttgggggaAAAGTTCATTTAGTTCAGTCTACCATCTGAGTGTTTCTTAGATATTCATCACAAACATTTATCCTTTTTAAAGCAGGATCAAAATTAGATTTTCAATAGTAATTAAAAGCTGTTCAAAACAGACTATTTACCTTATTCCATATCTAGGTaacagaaaagtagaaaaaaatttagaattattatttttaccttttctagCTTTTTAGCCTCAATATGTCGCAGCACCTGTTCCCTCCAGTCATGAGGGACTTTAGTTTTTCCTGCAGGGTCTAATAACGAGTGCTCGGAGTTAACCCTTGGGTTTGATCTCTTGGAGGGGCTAGCCCGCGAGTAATTGAAGTCACTGACTGACATAGTTCTTTCTGGTATTTCGCTCACCGACGGTCGTGCACTCTGCGGCCGGGTCACATTGGGACCATCAATGCTGTATGTCCGAGCAGAGAGAGGCCTCTGCTGTCCCGACATTACCgctgcagctcttcccattGAATGCAAATCTCTGTATGTTAAGTAGTCCCCTTCAGGAACTTGGGCTCGTCTTGAAGGTCCACTATCCCCAATATTTATGGAAGCTGTAGAAGATACACTGCTCTGCCTTTGAAGAGTGTGCCTGGTTGCTCCTGGGAGCAGTCTGTCACTTGGTGGAACAGCCCACAGATCTGTGTGTCTCCCAGCCATCCGCTGGTGAGTGTTGTACACAGCGTTGGCCCGGATATTGTTATGATTGGAGAAATTCATGTTGCCAGAATGCTTTACATAACTGGGAGTTTCTGTACTGTCAGACCTAAGCAGATGCGAAGGAGGTAAAGTGCCCTGTTCTACTTGGGTGGTTTGTTTCTGGGGCCACAAGGCATCttttgctgctgcactgctgctgtacTGAATATTATATTGGGGAGCACAGAGCATCTGTGCACCGCCTGTCACTGGTCCCCTCACTACATTAGCACCTTCAGGATTGTGATTTGAGTCAAACTTGAACACCGTTTTTGTAGAAGATACTAAATCAGATGATGACGATGACCCAGGAAAAACCTGTAAATGCTGATCATAGAGAAGAGTAGCAGATTTACTTCGGACTATGTTTTTTCCATCTGCAGTATCAGATCCTGATTTTACCGCCAAGTTTGGTTGTTGAGATCCATTCTCATTTACAGTATCATAGATTTTCAGCCCACCACTGTCCATACTTGTGATGCTATGAGATTTCATCACAGGACCACTTCTCTGTGGGGAGAAATCTTCAGTACTTCTAGAAACAGATAGCTCAGCAGAATCCCCATCAACTGTAGTGCTTTTTGCTAGTTTTTCTTTACCGGGAGACTGTACTGTTTCCTCAGCAAGTCCGTTTACTTTATTTACACgatatttatttccattttccaagtgctcactttcttcttttgcaTTGTTATTCAAAAAGCCCATTACTGAAaccattttctgtgtttctaacTTTTCTACAGGAACTGCCACTGCCTCTTCACTAACGAGTTTATTGATATTCATGTTTATTTGGTCTAATTTGTGAGACTCCTCTACAGGAGTACTTAGATCAACACCTTTTCCTATTAGGCCTAATCGTTCTTCAATGCTCAATTCGTATTCAGACAAATTTGTAACCTTCTCTTGCACATTTAGTTTTTCTTCCACTGTAATACTCAATTCTCCTCCATTTTGCAAGAGATTATTCAAATTTTCATCTTCTtgcctggaagaaaaaaagatggctCTTAAAGAAATTCTCCTAAGAATGAATGTATTTCTCAAAGtatcattttagaaaaaaaattaccactAATATGCAACCATGTTGGGCATACAAAACAGGACAATGAAACAGATTTGTGATTTGCTATCTTATATTGAAGAAATGTTATATAAAGAGCTCATTTGGGCAATGTTTTTATATCATGTGGTTTCAGAAGTTTGTTTAAACTCAAcaacaataattaaaaacagTTCAAAAGTTTCAAGTACAAAGTGAtaataacttatttttttattaatttattttagtttccATTTTGGGCAATTTTCCTGTTTGTATTAGcagtttttttgaaaaatggcACTTTTTAACTAGAACTCCTAGAAGAGTAACAACTGTAATTCCATTATTTGTAAGTTTTTAAGAACCTTTAATAGTCATGTCAGCAGTCAAaatgattttcaaaattaagcaaataaaaacacagagcTTTCAAAATGGCATACTGATGTATTTTGTAGGgataaaaacttaaaaagataaaattattacACTGTATTATTAAGGGTGTAATATGTATTGTATACCCATGTATTGTATACTAAAGCTAGTctctgaaagtttttttttttgagaacttTATTAACCTTAAGAGAACATTATTAACCCTGTTATAAAACACtgatattttaaacatttaatgaatgataaatgaattaattaaaggaaagaacaccatataaaatattaagtaaCATTTTTCTAATGTATGTTCTTAGTGATCCACAGTATCTTACAAACCTGATTTTGGATAGAACAGCAGCATGTGTTTCTTTGTCAGGAGAACAGAGAGAAATATCTTGGCTACTGTCAGTATTTAAGGAAACAGAATCTGACATTCGAGAAGGAGAGGAACAGTTGCTGTTATTCTGATTACTATTGTGGGTAGCTTCATCTGATAAGGAATCAGTATCTTTTGAatcatctgaaataaaaatgtgccaATTTAGTTAGATACACTGATCTTATTAATAGCCATTTCATATGTGTATGTAGAGTATTTAGAAACTCTCTCTTGTTCTTCAGTATTTCTTACTACCAGAAACTAAAATGTAAGCTAACATCTTTGCAAAATTCATTTAAACTTACAAAATACTGTTGGAAATAgttcctattttttaaaatatttggccTAATGTAAACAGCCCTTATCTGCTAATTAAATCTAAATTCTTGCtttattcccatttcccttGTCATACACGAGTGCTATATTACTGAGTACTTCCTTAAAATATCTAGCAAATCATACTTCTGTTACTATATGGATTTCAGAATTGTCCATTACATGAGTCTATTGGCCTCTAAGAAAACGAAGCACATTGCTTCACATGCAGTATTTTGAAAGGGTACACCAttctttattttgaatattCTATCATTATTGAAGCTATTTACTAGACCAACTATTTACTATTTACTCTGGAACCATCTAGATCACTGGAAAAGCTCTGTATAGCTTTTTAGGTAAAGTAAAAAATCGGCAATGAAAAACGGTCTTATGCAGATTTTGAATTCAATGCATTCCCATGCTTTGCAGATCCCTTAGGACAACATTTTCAGAGTACTTTACCCCTGTGCACATTGATTCTTGCATAATGTATGCATACTTACATACTACATCcgtataaaaataatttctctgggAGAATTCAAGGCAGCCGTGATTCTGACATGAGTGtagaaacaaatacatttaaatttttgcttCAAGCCAGTAACAGATGCCAAATGCATACATTTTGTGGAACTAATGTCTGTCTTCAGAGACAAGAAAGAAGTTTTGACCTGGTACTTTAGtcagacaaaaaaatccaaggaCAGCATTGGTAAACATCCACCTTTTCATCTGTATGTGACCCGCAGCAGATTCTTCCTGCTTCCACCATGTGGCTTTCCTCACCAAATCTCACCTTTTTATATCTAATGTCCAGAAAAGCCTTTTGTCCTGGAAGTACTGGACTTGGATGTCATAtgaagcaaaatattatttgctaTCCTCTTTCTATATCATGTTTTCTCTGAATCCTAGGCCATTTCTTACTCTTAAGGAAATGATTACCCAGACCAAATTTATATTTCAGAGAATATAAAATTTAGTTAATATAAAAACAGAGTCAGAATTTTCATGCTAGAGgagcaaagaaaaatagaagagtGAAATAACTCTGGAGAAAGAGTTTTCACAAGAAAGGATTATTCTTAAACCTTAGGAGGAGAGCACAGCTTCTGTAGAGAAATTTAAGTAAGTGATACTGCTGCCTACAGCAGCAGTTCTAGCAGCTGCCTATTGCAGCAAGAATTCACAAAATCTGGATGAAGGGGGAGTTACAGAGTATTTCTAATATAAATACCACTTTCTGCAATCCTTTTCTTAAGGACATCAAGAGTGTGTTCAAGCTCCAAAACCCTCAAAACAAACACCCCTTCTCTTCCTGTCTGATTTAAACTGACAAGAATCAAGAAAATTAAGATATCAACACAGATTTCCCTCCCATGTACTCCAGTATATgcaatttttccccctttcGTTGCTTAATTAGgaaaatctttcttttaaaatatacaatttAAGCCTACTTTGactgaatttaatttgaaaaactaACCACTTTTATTTGAGTCAAGAAATCATCAAAATCACAAAACACGTCCAATGCGTTTTATGGTATCTTAccttttttgctgttgcttaGGGCTACCACTTTCGGTTGGTTTATGGAGGTTTCTATCAGTGGTGGTCGCATTTCTGCCATTTTCATCTCTTCATCAGAGGAGAGTTCTTCTGACTCCTGCTAAAGAAAAACCAGCTTTACACTGTCTATTTTGAAGAGCAGTTCAAAGGTGAGTAAATGCTGTTCAAACTATCACTAAACAAAATAAAGGGGTAAAAAGATAAACGAGCCACATAACAtatgcaaagcaaaacaacttTGTAGTGCATCTGTAGTGCAAGTCAACTGAATTATCTTTAAGAAGCAGCACTTTCAGACTTGCATTGTCACTGCTGAACTCTGTGGGATGACACCCAGACAGATAATTTTAACTGCAAAAAATTTCTTGGAGCAAGCAGATGAAGCCTTCATTTTAGCACTGGAGAGAGCATCCAGTTGAGTCCAAGTCACAAAGTGATCACTGAACCAGCAAACACCGCAGACTGACAAGCTGGGTATTGGTTTTGAAGAAGAGAGCTCAAACTTAAACGGCTATAAAGTAGCCATGACCAAGTCAATCCTAGGAATGGAGACATATGCTGTGAGAagaaactgaaggaacttgGCTTGCCTAATCTAATAGAAACAGAGTAAGGGTAGGTTGCCAGGGGTAaattccaaaaggaaaagaagttacTTAACTTCAAGAGCAATGGCAGAGAAAAAGCAGTACTGAACACATTTAAATTAATACTCACTAGTTCTGAACCAAAAAATGGAACTCAGTGCAGTTATGAGAGAGATTAATTAACAAAGCTGCTGCAAGAGGAGCCATGCAACTGATTCAGTTCCTACTGTAGTATCCAACTGCTAGCCCTATATTCATTTATCTTCAAAACTCAATTGTTTTCAGTAAGAAACAAATCCCCAACAAACCGTTCCTCAAAGCAGAAATTTCTTTCTAGTAAACATGCTTCCTGCTCCAAAATCCATGTTGCAAACTGCAAAGAAAGCCTGCCAATATTCactttttcttactgttttggAACACTTAATGCATGGAACCTACTGGAGCATCATCTTCCCATTATACAAATTACCTGGCCAGTTCTTAGGTCTATAGGAAGGACAAACTTGACTGAGACTTAACAAACAAGCTATATCAGtcctaattaaaaataataaaaaaaaaatcattggcTTTTCTCTACAATCCAAACATCCAACTTCTTCACTACATCTACCACATGCCCTTCCTCTTGGATGTGATATACAAGTGTAATCaatgctgaaatgaaaagctTACATAGAGGCAAAGTTTAGCTATCTGGATTCTGCAACAGTGTTACCAGcaggaaataaggaaatacaTTCAAACAAGGACATCACTGTACCTGACTTGTGTACTTACTACAGTTACAAAGAATTACTGTCACTATCATTAGACAACTATCATGatcttctgaaatattttaaaacgaaagaaaaaatgtcaataccagtattttcaaaaagaatGTAGAAGCAGGAATATACTAGTGGGGAAGCAGCCAGTGACAGCCACTACTGCCTGTCACTCGAGTCTTTTCACTGTATGATATAGGCACATTCCACAGCTTACAcaacacaggcaaaaaaaatcacttgtgaAATTATAAAAGAAGTATTTTACAGGTTGTGACTGGGAATTGATTGAATGGCAACTTCCAAAATTTGTCATAAAGCTCAAActtcctaaataaataaattcatggCGTTTGACAGAGAGGTGCAAAGTTCAGAAGTTTAAAATCCTTCACTGTAAGGGAAGGACTTTAGTAAGTATATTCCAAGTAATATTCCTGACAGCTTACTAGTAAATACAGaggagtaaatatttttaaaattactttccacttttcatttgaaatgcaTGTGTATAATCACTTGGACACAGAAAAATTTTATTGctaccactgacattttctcatttcagcaATAATTAAAAGAGATTATTTAGTGAAGTACTGACAGTCAAACAACTGGAGAATTCTACAGAAGTACGAGTCTTTTCACAGTGTATATCAACTgagtttgcattatttttctttaaatgcatGCATCTTTTATTATGAACTTTTTATTAGCTGTTTCAACTTTTACTTAATACAAGCGAGAAAAGTACTGTATTGAAAATTATCTGAATTTACAACATTTATGGAGAGCAATTTTCTTCTATTGTCAACAGAAATTTTCATCTCCCAGAAGAACAAATTCAGTACAACACCAGCACAATTTCTAACTGCTATAATGCTCATAGCAATGCCATACCTCAAGCATGTCCTCATGGTTGACAATTTTTTTCGTGTTCTGCAAGGTTTTAACAAGTGCAGTCACATGTGAatttgcagtgctgtgctcagctTCTGGTTCACTAGGCTTCTGCACAGAACTTCCTGCTGAATATTGCTTTCTCTCATCGGCTTTGTTCTTTATTGAACCAATTTCTGAGGTCTACAAAATTAAGAGTATTAGCAGAGAAAGCATCCTAAAACCTGTTTAGCAACATACAGACCCAGCATTATATATTTTCGGAAAACATGGAATGGAAAAATCTGAGCTCTGGAATTGTAAAGAACAGAATGCACCAGGTATGAAATGCTAAGAAAACATCATAGATAACTAAGGTACAGTCCCTACCCTGTGTCAGTCTGACTCTTATCCTTATTGGTGTCAATATGCaccattttatttcaatatgtatgtcagatgaaaaaaatcaaacaggcCAATACCTGCAACGATTCTATGTGAGCACCAAAAAGTAGTCCTATCTTCTATGATGCTGCATCAAGCTCTTAGAGACTTGGACACTTTTGCCAGTCTGCTATTACCGCTTGTTACCACATAAAGCTTTCAGTCATGAGCAGTAAAAGCCTTTGAGATTATCCAAATTTCATTGTGAAGTCTGCAGATGAAAGAGGATCCGAGGATGACGAAGATGCCATCCTCCAGAAACCAAAGAAGGCACCTCCTTAACACATCCAGTTTGTATATGTTTGTATATGTGCCTGAGAATTAGGtcacttttcttgtttttagTGCAGGAGGAAGACTGCTACTGCAAACCTTATGTTTGTGACAGACCTCCTTAGGTGGGGAAGAGGTAAACTGGTTCTGTAatctaagaatttttttttctaaaacatcaaagggaagggagaagagaattAAAAGGAATCAATGACACTTTAGTCTTTGGAATTTCTCACAAAACCA from Vidua macroura isolate BioBank_ID:100142 chromosome Z, ASM2450914v1, whole genome shotgun sequence includes these protein-coding regions:
- the ERBIN gene encoding erbin isoform X5 → MTTKRNLFLRLVPCRCLRGEEETVTTLDYSHCSLEQVPKEIFTFEKTLEELYLDANQIEELPKQLFNCQSLHKLSLPDNDLTTLPASIANLINLRELDVSKNGIQEFPENIKNCKVLTIVEASVNPISKLPDGFSQLLNLTQLYLNDAFLEFLPANFGRLTKLQILELRENQLKILPKTMSRLTQLERLDLGSNEFTEVPEVLEQLSGLKEFWMDGNRLTLIPGFIGTLKQLTYLDVSKNNIEVVEEGISGCESLQDLLLSSNSLQQLPESIGSLKKVTTLKIDENQLIYLPDSIGGLISVEELDCSFNEIETLPSSVGQLSNIRTFAADHNFLTQLPSEIGNWKHVTVLFLHSNKLEFLPEEMGDMQKLKVINLSDNRLKNLPFTFTKLQQLTAMWLSDNQSKPLIPLQKEADPDTQKTVLTNYMFPQQPRTEEVMFISDNESFNPSLWEEQRKQRAQVAFECDEDKDEREAPPREGNLKRYPTPYPDELKNMVKTVQTIVHRLKDEESTEDNAKESKREVQTVSVKDVGVKTSEIGSIKNKADERKQYSAGSSVQKPSEPEAEHSTANSHVTALVKTLQNTKKIVNHEDMLEQESEELSSDEEMKMAEMRPPLIETSINQPKVVALSNSKKDDSKDTDSLSDEATHNSNQNNSNCSSPSRMSDSVSLNTDSSQDISLCSPDKETHAAVLSKIRQEDENLNNLLQNGGELSITVEEKLNVQEKVTNLSEYELSIEERLGLIGKGVDLSTPVEESHKLDQINMNINKLVSEEAVAVPVEKLETQKMVSVMGFLNNNAKEESEHLENGNKYRVNKVNGLAEETVQSPGKEKLAKSTTVDGDSAELSVSRSTEDFSPQRSGPVMKSHSITSMDSGGLKIYDTVNENGSQQPNLAVKSGSDTADGKNIVRSKSATLLYDQHLQVFPGSSSSSDLVSSTKTVFKFDSNHNPEGANVVRGPVTGGAQMLCAPQYNIQYSSSAAAKDALWPQKQTTQVEQGTLPPSHLLRSDSTETPSYVKHSGNMNFSNHNNIRANAVYNTHQRMAGRHTDLWAVPPSDRLLPGATRHTLQRQSSVSSTASINIGDSGPSRRAQVPEGDYLTYRDLHSMGRAAAVMSGQQRPLSARTYSIDGPNVTRPQSARPSVSEIPERTMSVSDFNYSRASPSKRSNPRVNSEHSLLDPAGKTKVPHDWREQVLRHIEAKKLEKSMLSRSFNSNYAAVSSFHYGSSRDLHGSQGSVALSVADGRGSGVHIVRHPQASAPGDQCQDEVFISGQQNYSSATLSLKDVPPDSIKKTAVQ